One segment of Fusobacterium russii ATCC 25533 DNA contains the following:
- the ybeY gene encoding rRNA maturation RNase YbeY, producing MDIVIDLTHDINIEEFNEFLDKLYENNYLESYIKKVLELEKIVSDRPFYISILLTDNKNIQVVNRDFRGKDSPTDVISFAYHETEDFDIGPYDTLGDIIISLEKVKEQAYEYNHSFEREFYYVLTHGILHILGYDHIEEEDKKLMRKREEEILSEFGYTRDN from the coding sequence ATGGACATAGTTATTGATTTAACACATGATATTAATATTGAAGAATTTAATGAATTTTTAGATAAATTATATGAAAATAATTATCTTGAATCTTATATAAAAAAAGTCTTAGAACTTGAAAAAATAGTTTCTGACAGACCCTTTTATATATCAATATTACTAACGGACAATAAAAATATTCAAGTTGTAAATCGTGATTTCAGAGGGAAAGACTCTCCTACAGATGTCATTTCTTTTGCCTATCATGAAACAGAAGATTTTGATATAGGACCTTATGATACTCTTGGTGATATTATAATTTCACTTGAAAAAGTTAAAGAACAAGCTTATGAATACAACCACTCTTTTGAAAGAGAATTTTATTATGTACTAACTCATGGCATCTTACATATTTTAGGTTATGACCATATTGAAGAAGAAGACAAAAAGCTGATGAGAAAAAGAGAAGAAGAAATTCTTTCTGAATTTGGCTATACGAGAGATAATTGA